The window TAGAAAGCGAAACTGTGAGGACCGTTACAAGCTGCCTCTCGCAAAGCCAAGATAGAATAAGGAAAGATGACGGCTGCAAGAAGAGGTCTGTTTCAGTGCTTCTTGACAGCTGATGTCAGAGTCGAAAAGCTGAAGTGGCTGACAACCGGAAGTTACCAACGCGAGGCAGCAACTATTCCTGTATGGCCTGTGCTTCTCTCATCATAATACCTTGATTGTTTTAGGCCACTCGTGTATCCAAAACGCGTTCTCGTTTTTAACAAATCATCAAGCCCGATTAGCTCAGCTGGTTAGAGCGTCGTACTAATACTGGTACACACCTGTAAATGGTATGCGAAGGTCAACAGTTCAATCCTGTTATTGGGCATACGCTTATGTATGTTTTTTTGTGAGCCTGCTCACtattttccttctccttttgcTTGCCTCAAAATCCACGGCCACTTTTTTGTCGGATatggtggttttgggatgTCATGCTGTCAATGTAGCCATGTGGAGCAAAGCCCATATTTGGCGGACTCTAACCAGGtctggaggaggctgttcTTGCTCACAATAAATTCGGCGCCAGCACGGACCTCATGTTCACGACCCTGAGCTCAATTGACAATTGGACAAGAGACCGATAGCATCGCAATTGGTTTTCGTCTCATGGCCGATTCTTTTGGATTTGGCCGAGGCAGCGCGTCGGCATTGCCTCCCACGGAACCACCATGGCTCCCACGCCAAAAACTACGCCAATTCGCCGGCCCCTGACCTTGAAAGGAGtcgagagaaagaagccTGGGCCAGCGCCGAAACCCTTGTctgagaagctcaaggcgaAGGCCCTCAAGCAGATTAAACGCGTCGAACGAAGCTACACCCGCGAGCGCAAGATCGAAGTATTGCTTTATCTCCTTACCCACCGCGTCCCGGACTCTGGCCCCCGAAAAACACCACGCCGCCGGATTGGCCAGCCCCAAGAAGATTGCTCAACACAACCGGTTGTCGAGAATGAGAATGGAGAACTTGTTTGGTACAGAGCACCCACGTACGCCGAAGCTTCGGACTTTTGGAAGATTCCTACGCCAACGATTcagggatggtgggattCACGGGACAAACTACTCGAGGGGACGGGTATTGAAGTCCCCAAGGTCGGGCCAGGAGGTGTTCCAAAGGCGTTGGAAGGCTGGAAACCACTGAGCCAGCGTTCAACATTTCGAACCAAAGAAGGAATGCAGCAGGAGGAACCAGTGGTGACGGTTGCGAACCCAAATTCGAACGGTGCCACTCCAACTCCCTCGTCATCTGCTGGGGCTTCGTCTGCTGTACCAATAACAACAGCACCGATGACCCCGTCCGTTCGAATCATAGGTCGTGTGAATCCACAACCGCATTAcaaaccacctccgccaGCACCTCGACCATTTGCCCCATTAGCCCCCGCTCCGGCACAGCAAATGCCACCGGCTCAAAATAGGCCAGTGGCACAGGCCCCTCCGGTTCAGACCCCTCCCGTCGCGCCAGCAAATCGGCCGGCAGCCCAACCAGCTCCGCAGCATGCTCCGCAACCCGGAAAACCTGGCCTCCAACCCGCCGCACACCAGGCTCCGGCGTATCCACAAATACCGCCGGCTTTTGACCCTTCAAACTATGTTGTGCTATACACTGGGCCTCATCCCGGACCTTGGAGCTATCCTGGGCAGCATTGCATACCGCCGGGCACGGTGCTGCCCATTGTTTACGCCGGGCAACCAGTCGAGCTCGGGCCGCCATGTTTTGTGACTGTATATCCCGGCCCACCTTCGTCTGCGCTTACGCCGCCAGCTCCGAGTAACATGCACAACCGGGCTCCACAACCGGCCCCGCAAACCGGTCAACATTCGGCAGGTCAAGCCCAAGGCCCACCACAAGCTCCGCATCCCGGACAACAGcaaactccaccaccaccacccggttATCGTCCGCCACACGTATCAAATGGACCTCCGCCTAATGCCCAACCTCCACAAGGGCAAAGACCAACTGGACCGTCGCCGCCAGTTCCATATGTAGGACCGTCAGGATACATCGGCCCATATGCACCACCTGGGTTCGCACCAGCTAACCAAGCCGGTCCACCCCCGCAACCACAGAACGCCGTATCCCAAGGCCGGTCCTCATTACGGACACCAGGTGCGAACACCGGACGTGCCAGCAAGCCGAAGTCTCGAGTCCAGCCGCCTCCGGCCGTGCCCAACGGTGTCAGTACCCAGCTTGAGTCCGGAAATAATGGTCAAACTCCCGTTGCAGCCCAAGACCCATCTGCGGCCGGTTCTACTTCTAGCTCTGATGCGTCTGTCTCTACACCTGCGGAAACTCAGGTAACTGGTTCGGTCGATGTACAACATCAAGACGCCAGCAACGACAAAAATCGGCCCGACAGTCATGTTCACGATCAGGCCAGTGAACCGACGCCCAGCACTCAGGCGCCGATGTCGCCAAGTGGTGATCAAGATGGGGTGGTGCCAGCAAATACTGTCTCAGGGGAGTCAACAGCAATAGATCGAGATTCCTCGTCTGCGGAGGCTGATTCAGAAAAGGCTGCGGCAACGACCCTAGAAGAAACTATGCAAGACCCCACACCACAAGAAGAGACGAACGTCACTCCCACAACGGCTGAAGACGATACcgcgatggaggaggtgctggagcatgtcatggaggaggcgatgaagcAAGAGGCGATGCTGGAAGACtcggctggtggtgagacaCCTGCTTCTTTGTCGGGGTTGTCCTCGCCTAATGATGGCGCGGATGCGACGCGGATGGAAATCGACAGTGAAGAGGCAAAGTACTCGTCACCGTCACAGAACGGGGAGGCGTATGAGACACCGTATGAAACgcctgctgttgttgagactgacggtgatgatgagggtgatgagggtgatgagggtgatgagggtgatgaggatgatgtcaTGGTTGATACACCGCCCGAAGACAATGCACAACCTGCTTCGTCAGAGGCGGAGGCAGTGGAGAGTGAAGAGGAGTAGTGGTCCTGATTAATTTGTAAATAATGTGCTGGATGTGGGTGGTATTTTGTTGTCGTGGAAACACAACAAGTTTAGCGTTGATATTCACTAAAGCGAAAGTGATTCAAGGGGGACTGGGAAAAGGGTAGGGGGAAAGATACCATGGACTGAGTCGCAAGATAATCATAATGACAAAAACTGCCAGAGCAGCACAAAGTATCACAAAACTTCAAAGATGTTGAACTTGAGATTTTACTCAAATTCAGAAACACCATCTCTATCTACCATGCCATTTAACAAGCCATCAGAAAGCTCCCCACTCGCTTTTCTTCACCACACATTTGCCCCAAACCATCCATTACCAAGTCTAAGAAAGACTAGCAAaagccctcttcctcacctccttcttctgcttctcctcctcctcccaattCTCATCCACGAACCCCTTGACACTCCTCTCCTCAATCtgcatccccaccaccctcaacgccGCAATATTATACCCCATCTCATCCTTCTGCTTCCTCAGCGCCTGCCTCAGATTGACTCTGATCCCGTCCAGCATCTGGCGCATCGTCCTGCTGCTGACAATCTGCTTGTGGTGGGTTTTGAGCATGAAAAACAAGATCCTGCAGGTGAGAGGGATGTTCATGCTCCGTAGCGCGAAGAGGTTCAAAAAGGTGAACAGCATCGGCACTGACGCAAAGGGAAGAACCAGAAGCGCATCGTGGAGCGCGGACGCTTTGATCTTGGAGAGGGTGTTCATCACGTATTGCTCCGCCGTGATGTTCCCCAGCGCCATGAAGATGGCGTGCCGTTGCGGCGGCGcaaggttggggttggaagCCTTGGCTACTTCCCACTCTTTCACCACGTTGAGGTCTTCcaggccgagctcgagggcCTCGGCTATTCTCTCTCCTGCCATCAACGTCTCAACCGTCTGTTTTGATGCTGCGGCAACCTCGCGGTTTTCATCCTGGGCGTCGGCGTCTTGCTccagggaggtggtgagcgtAGATTCGTAGAGCTCTTCCAGTTCCTTTTCGCGCTCTTCCTCGAGGAAGATCTGCTCGTCCGTTTCCTCCCATACACGAATAGACTTGTCGTGAGAGGCGGACACGAGGAAGTTACCCGCGTGGGAGATGGCAAGGGCCCAGATCTCCCCGTGGTGGCCGTCGATACGTTGGATTTGCTCGAATTTATCCCCGTCCCAGTATTTGATCGTGCGGTCTTTGGACGCGGAAAAGAAGTGATGTCCGTTGCCGTCCGAGTTGTGGGGGATGAAGGCTACTTGGAGGATCGAGTCTTGGTGACCAAACAAGGCTTTGTGGCAATCGCCGAAATCGAGACCCCATATTCTGATGTTCTTgtcggcggaggaggtgatgattAGTTTGCTGTCGAAGGAGATGTCCATGCTTAAGACGGGGAGTTTGTGGCCGTAGAGGTTGAGGTAGAGTTTGAGGGAGTCAACAAAGAAGACCTTGACTGTGCTGTCGAGGAGAGACACAGCCAGGAGCTTGGAGTCGGGGGAGAATTTCAGACTGAGAATGTCGTCAGATACCTTGAGTATCCTCGACTGGACCAGCTTGAGTTTTGGTGTGGTTCTCGTGGTGCCAAGAACTTGCTCCTGGACAATCTTGAAGTCCCAGAATTTCGCTGCTTTGTCGGCACCTCCTGACACCACAGACTTGCCATCTGGGTGGACTTGTAGCGCCCAGATAGCATGGCCCTCGTGTGCATTCACGCTCTCCAGCAACGCCGCGGAAGCCACATCGTACAGTTggagctctccctccttagttcccaccacaaccaccttGTCACCTGGCAAAAATGCGCAGCAGAGCGCATAACCACACTCAAATGTTCTGATGCAAACTTGTGTCTTTACGTTCCAAATCTTGAGCGAACCATTGGCAGCAGATGCCAGCATTTTGTCGTCCGAGCTGAGTGATAGCGAGCGGACGTCTGTGCGATGGCCTGGGAGATCAACACCCAGTGCCTTGTTGTAATCTGCGACGTCGGTCTTGGACTTGAGCTTGTCCTTTCCAACAATCGTATAGAGCTCCAACAAGTTGTTTGTGGACCCTACAAGTAATTGCAGGTCCTTGCTCCCTTGTTGTATCGCCCAGTCGACTGATCTGACCTTGCCCGTGGTTCGTACGATAACGTGCTGCGCAAACACATCAGAAATCTCGGCCTTGTTGATGTCGTCGgcgccctcatcctccatgTCAACATCGGCACCCTTCTTATCTTTTGCCAGCTtctcctttcttctcttctttttcctggcCAAGCTCTTCTTGACCTCTGATTCCGTCCGTATCCTCCAAACTTCAACGTTCTTCTCGACTCCGTGTACGGCGAAGTAATCCCGGCGGGGGTGGAAAATAACCTCGACTGCGCGCTCTTTGCTCGATCGGTGTAATGTGCCTCTGTCGTGGAGGAAGTTTACTGATTGTGAAAGGTCGACTCGTTGCGCCGAGGCAGCCAGTGCCACGACATCCAATGCCCACACCTTCATTTCGCCATCGTTCCCAGCAGTCACGCAGCCGCTCAGATCCGGCGAAACTCCTAGCGCCCAGCATTCGCCATTGCTTTGCGCAACGTGTGTCTCGATACAGTGGCGGGATGAGAGATCCCAGAGCTTAATCAGTGAATCTTTTCCTGTCGTAAGAAGGAATCCCTCTGCGCCCTCGTTgcccaccgccatcaacgcctgctctccatcttcttcctgcACCACCGGCTCCGGCTCAATGAACCTCAGGCCGGTAACCTGATCTTTGTGTCCTCTCAGCTTGTACTGTCCCACCTCGGCCACCAGATCCCAAACAATAACGTCGGTATCCTTCGAACCGGAGGCCAGGCGCACACCAGTCCTGTCGAAAGCGAGAATAGTGACGGCCGACTTGTGGCCGTTGAAGCTCACTACGGAAGTGGCGATCTTGCTGTCCCAAATGCGAATACTGCCATTTTCGTAGCCGACAGCGAACAGATCGGGGTCGGTCTTGCTTTGCGCGATTGCGGTTACCAGAGCTCTGTTGTTCTCTTCTTTCCAGCGGCTGAGGAGTTCGCCCTTCTTGATATCCCAGACTAGCACCTCCTCATTGGCGGCGACGACAGCTTGGCCGGCGCTGCTTTTCGTCTTGTCCTTGGACGACCAGACAATGTTGGAGCTGCTGGATGCGACGACGCCGAAGGACTTTGATGGCTCGAATTTTCTGAGACGGTTAGGGGTGTTATCGAACAGAGCGATGGTTTCAGACAGATACTTACAGGTAGGACTTGACCATATTTGCGACTCGAGATTATCCAATGCAGGCGCACCTCTCAATCGTTGTGGAATGTCCTTGCGCTTCGAGGGAAGTGCTTGTCTTGCCCAGGACTTTTTTTTGGCGGCGATAAGATAAGAATTGCAAAGGTGAAAACACCGACACTAGCCACACCCGTCGGCAGGGGTTCAGTGGCTGCGGCTCCAGGAATTGCGGGGCAGTAGCTTCAGGGGAGGGGCCTGGTCCGCAGCTTGTCGCAAGCCGAGCAACGTCAGCCTTCCCAGTTGCAACTGACAGGCCCCACTAAAGCTTTCCCccaacttcatcatcaacaccatagCTACCCGTCGAAGCCGAAACCAGGGGACAAGATGTTGCTGCTCGATTACCAGAATGTGCTGATACAAACGGTGCTCACGGAGCGTTTCTCCGGGTGAGTGTTGTCTTGTCTCTACCAATCTCACCGCCAAGCCCCCCCtgaccatcaccgccataGCTAACCAACAATGCGCCCAACACAGAGCACCCCCCGTGTCCATCGACCAGACCGTGTCCGACTTTGACGGCGTCATCTTCCACATCTCCACCCCCGACACCAAGACGAAGATTGTTGTGTCTATGCAAATCCGCTGCTACAAGGACCTTGTTCGTTACGGCGCTGAGGAGCTCCTGGCTGAGGAATATGGCCCGTATGTTATCCCGCCCGAGCCGGGTTATGACTTTTCCCTCCAGATCGACCTCGAGAATCTCCCAGAGGACAAGGAAGCCCGCGATGCGTTGATCATGAAGATTGCTCTGTTGAAGCGCAATGCCATGGCTGCCCCTTTTAAGCAGGCGTACGAGGAGCACTACCACCTgaaggccgaggcggccaagTTCACATCCGAAGAAGCGCCACAGGGTGTCAAGGAGGGCGGGTCCGTGAAGGCTATTCAGTAccgtgaggaggaggcgatcTATGTCAAGGCCAGTCATGATCGCGTCACTGTTATTTTCAGTACCGTGTTCAGGGAGGAGACGGATCGCGTGTTTGGAAAGGTGTTCATCCAGGAGTTTGTGGATGCCCGCCGGAGAGCTATTCAGAACGCGCCTCAGGTGCTGTTCAGGAATGATCCACCATTGGAGTTGCAGGGTGTGCCGGGTGTGAAGAATACCGGCACCGGGGAGATTGGTTATGTTACTTTTGGTATGTCTCGACATAACCGGCGTGGGTTGACATGTGCTAACATACAAACTAGTTTTGTTCCCTCGCCACTTGACTCCTCAGCGTATGAATGATGTTATTTCACATATTCAGACCTTCCGCGATTACTTCCACTACCATATCAAGGCCTCCAAGGCTTATATCCACACTCGGATGAGAAGGCGGACGGCAGACTTCCTCCAGGGTAAGTTCATTCCCTACCACTGTTCCCTTGAGTATCATCCTAACGCTTTATATCAGTCCTCCGGAGAGCGAGACCAGAGAACGAAGAAAAGGAGCGCAAGACAGCGAGCGGGAGAACCTTCAAGGCTGGAAACTAGTTTGTTTGGGGCGTGTTTTGGAGTTGAGCGTCTTTTATGGATGTTGTGTATAGGGTAGAGCAATGCAAGCAACGGTCGGGTGACTAATTTACAGACAAGACCTTGGATCGCTGCTCCTTCCCACATCACTGCGTTACCGCATCAACCACTGCCACATCAACACGTTACCCCTTCATCATGTCAACACACTACCCCTTGGCCACAGTAATCCATTACCCTTTATAGAATTGGCGCATTGCCCCTTCGCCATCTTATCATACCACTAGTTCTAGTCGCTTTGGAGACCCTCacttgtttctttttgacaTATTGACATATCAATACAGGGTAGCGTACCTTGGACATCTTACCTTGTCTTGTCAGGGGCACTTCAACCGTCAGCTGCACTTTCCCTTCTATTCATATCCGGCACTGTAAAATTTGCAAACCCACCAACGCTCTTCGTTTACTCCTCCTTCCGTCTTCGGAATCCCCTCATTTTCACTCATCTAGCCATACCCCTTGACCCAGAGGGCCAGGTTTCACAGCATCCACCTGGCGTGTTACAGCTTCAAGTCGTGCCCACCGCCGGAGCCGCATGTCCGGTATCTCTTCGTTTAGggttttttcctttccttttacttacctacctacctaggtacacGCCCCTCCCACAGTCCCGTCCGCCCCGCCTCGTACTGCCCGTTGCTGCTTGATGCggtgtttgctttttttctggTGAGCACGGCATACCCTagcggtggtgggtggggggcGGACACGACATGCgccctttcccccttccctggCTGACCTATGCTGTGATCCCTTCATGGCTGGAaacctacctatctaccttGTCGGTTTCGCCCGTGCTTTTTGGGCTTGTGGTCGGCGGTCTCCGCGTGAGGTATGGGGTTGTGGGTTACAAAAGAGGGAGGACAAAAAGTTGAGAAAATAGATTAATCTGACccgggagtttggggaggttgaaaGGGGGGAAGTCTCGGTGGACggattgggaaggggatggtggtAATATGACGGGATTGTAGAACTATCTGTTTGATAGGTGGCATGGTGAGGTCATGTTTGGGGTTGTGGATTTGTTTACCTCTATGACAGGAGGTGTGTGTAGAGGGGTGACGTGATGGATAAGATGAAGCTTTAGATCACGTTATTGACAATTGGTAGTCGATCCGGGCCGATCCTCCCGGTTGCCGTACTCTCTCTCGGTCATTCGAAGAACGTTTGGGCGTCATGTCAGCTCCCCTCTCAAGTTTCAgcccccaaactcccccccaTTCCGGAGTGCATTTCATCTGCCGAAACGTGCATCCCCCAGGTTTTGATACTGTCTTGCAACGTCACCAGGTGTGAGTGGGCTCTTTTGCAGCTACCATCTCGATGTCAGGCAGGTGTCCCGGGCTCTGTGTGTTCAGGTGTGTTCCAGAAGGGTGGTGTGATCGCTATGGTACCCAATTACCTCACcactttctctctctcacacacaccaGTGGGTTGGGTATCTGGTGTCCTAGGTTTCGGTCCGGCTAAATCGCTTGATTGCACACACTTCCCGACCAAAGTCTGCCGTTCCCAGGTATTTTTTGTCCAGTCCGGTAGTTTACTGCGTGCAATATAGATTACAGCTGGAAAAACGGCTGGGTCTCGTTGGAAGATTCCGAGACTTCCTTTCGGTCCCGAGCAATATATGGTCGACAGAAGGGGTTGCAGCTGAGGCAGTGCAAAATACTACAGGTCAATAAACCAGCTTGAAGCAAAAAGATTATGCTGTGTCTGAAACTAGCAAGTTTGAGAATTCGAGTCTCCTCGTATCTTTTCGTGGGGGATGGAAAGTGAAGGCGGGGGAAAGTTTCACTTGACTGGTGGAAAATGCATCATCGTGAGGGGATACATAAGCAgataaaaagaaaatggTGCAATCATTTGCTTGCTCAccctcacacacacaccaactTGCCCTGTTTGTGTGTGGGTGAGAAGAAAAGCAGGCTCAGTTGCGTGACCAACCTATTGGACTTACGTCAATCTTATGCCTCGCTCAGCATCCCGCTCTCGAAGCTTGTGATGAGTAGCTACCTTATGTCTCGGACTCGGGAGAATACTCTTATCGAGCCAGTTACAGgcgcccttcttcccctcttcAGCCCTTTTCGTCACGAGCCTTGGCTGGCTAGCTACCAACCTACCCAACTCCATCCAACAGGCTGAActtctcttccccatcccgtGAATGACTCTGACTcgaaccaacccccaccgGCCCGCATCCCGACAGGCAGACTGTCAGACTCCGTACCCGGAGCATCGCCCTGAAAATAACCAAGCGCTGACTTCCACAGCAGCCGACAAGGCAGGTCCGTTGGGTGGTTGGtaactacctacctaggtagatAGCCAGCCCGAAATCCAGCGAACCCGAGAAGAATCAGAACTCGTCATCAGCTCGGTCGGTCGCATCCCTTTGGGACTAATGCATGAGCTCAAGTCTCGGAAGAGGCCTCCACGGGAACAGTCACTACCAAAGATGAAGCTACTGCGAAGAATATCACGAATGCAAAAAAGACCAAGGTACAGAGCAGTGTAAAAGTATGTAAAAGGTGTACTGAAAATTTAATTCGCTGTCCTAGCTACAAGAAATATTCCAAGAGAGTATCGATCGCGGTATCCATATGGTTGGGCgttccagcaacaaccggACCATGTCCGAAAGAAATgtctctcccccttcttccccccccccttcctcctcctctcactATTCAATTCCATATATGTCTGGTGGCCGTGAAAAGTATATccaaaaacgaaaaaaaaaaattgtatagaagaaaagaaaaagcgaAATCCACAATATGTACCCAAATCCGTCAAATCAAGTCCCCGTTTTCTGGCATCGCAAAGAGGGGGTGACTGCTTGTGGGCGATGGTGAACAGGGTCGGGCGTGTACTTCTTGATGCGACcataaaaaaaagaagactGCCCTTTTCTGTCACTCCTACCCAATTGGAGTCCCCCTCCTGCGAGGGATGCAAAGTCAGTTGAGCCATCGCCGTGTTACCGGCGACTCGCTCAGATATGACTCCCATCCCTTGCCGCTGTGTTCCGAcccattttcctcctcggggGGCGCTGCGAAGTCCGGCGGTGTGTGAAAGACAACCGCGGGGAGGGCAGGCCCAAAACATGTTTGTGAAAAATTGGCGAGTGAAGGTGTTGAAGACataagaaaataaaaatcgtTCATGAAGATGGTGTCGTCGTGACTGTGGTGTCCAGGTCGCAGCACGGCTCCGCGTTGCCGGggctcttcctccccgcaaGGGGCTTCCCGCGCAATGTTGACAAGGACAAATGCTCGCCGTTTTCCTTCTCAACCCCAATTTTGTTGTGTAAATTGTGTTGCCAGTCTGACTGTCTGCGAGAGATTTCTCCGCATCGCTGACAGGCCCGCGACGGCGATCCTCCAGTGTACAAAGGAGAAGGAATGATGTCGTAACAAAATAATCAATCCAAATCCGCCAATGTTCGCCGTGTTCCGCCCGCCGACCTCGCAGCAAAAAGCTCTGCTGGAAACAACCCAATACCAAGCGCCATAGGAAATACCATATGAAAAGAGAAGCCGTGTCCGAAATAGTAGGAGAGTAAAGAACATTAATCGTAGAGGAGATGCGTCCAAGAAAAATCAGAAAAGCCAATGCTCGCTTGCTAGTTTTGCCAATCGAAAAGACCAAATACAAGGACAACGCAGAAAATCAGGCTGGGAAAATGtccaaaagagaaaaagaaaaaaaaggcggGCAACTCCTGTTCGCACAAGAGCGCAAAGAAGTAACAAATGTCGGAGAGCGTGAGCTGGTAGATATctgttttgtgtgtgtgtgtgtgtgtgtcgcgGGAGCGGAAGAATTGTAtgtgtggtgggtttgaGAAAAAGTCATCcccgaggaaaagaaaaaccaaaAATGCTGAAAGCGCCCAACGCTATGCATGTCGTGTGTGTTTCATGCAGTGTCATTCGTAGGCCGTGAACCTCGTCTCTCGTGTCGTGTAGTCGTCATCAAAGGTGTTCCATAGCTTATGACCGGTCGTTGCCGCTGGAGGCTTGAGCAGAGTTGCTCTCAGCAATCATCTTGGCAAACGATCGGACGACGTCGCTTGGAACCTGGTCCCAGAGCAGCGACCGAGTGTAGACTTCGGCAGCCGACTGCTTATTGGCATTGCGCATGTTGGCGAGAGCCTCGGCGAGATTGCGTCTGCCCTGGCTCGTAGTCCTTTCGGCACCAGCACTAGGGAGGAAATCTTGCGAGGTCAAGTCATTATATTGCGCAGCCGTAAGCGAGAAGATCTGCTCGTTGGTCTGCTGTTCGGTGGGCCGCGTCAGGGCATCGGCCATCTCACCGAGCATCGATGGTGCGACGTTGTCCACCATCGGCGTGGCAAGCGGGAGCGATGAGCCTGAGGCCTGGGTCCAGCTGGTGCCGGATGGCTGAGGAGCCATCGCAGCGACCCCCGAGGGGGCCTGGCCGCTGACGCCGGCATCCTTGAGCACGTTCTCGAGGAGGGTCGCGGACGCGGCGCGGACATCCTCGGACACGCGGGGAATGCTGGGGGTCGAGCGGCTCGAGAGGACGAAAGcgccgacgaggaagagcaTGAAGAGGAGGCCGCCAGGCTGGGCGGGCTTCTCGGCGTCGGTCGGCAGAGCGATCTCGGGCTTCTTGGTGGAGACGAGCTGCATCTCCTGCTTGACCTCGGCAGTCTGCTCCAAGGGGAACTCGCCAAAGACGGGCATGTTCTCCCAGGAACCATCCATGGTGATGCCGTCCATCTCGTTAAAAGCGCCGGGGAAGCCCGGTGCGTTAGAGGTGGCACCCTCCATGGACTGCACGTGGTTGGTCAGGACGCCGATCTTCTTCCGCAGCTCGCCCGATTCGATCGTGTGCTTGCTGATCAACTCGTCACGCTCTCTCTCGAGGTTGTGGGCATAGGTCTGGTAGTCCTGCTTCTCCATCGAGAGTTTCTCAAGCTCCCTCTGCAGATCGGCGATGGTGTCCTCCAGGGAGGAGATCACCTCGGTGAAAtgcttcttctcatcctcaagaCGCTCAGTGTGAAGCTTCTTGCGTTGTCTGGAATCAAGGCTGTGAAGATGGTTAGTCATTGTTCGCTTGCATGGGGATCGAGGTACATACGCAGCCTGTCTGTTGCGAAGGAGTCGTTTCTGCTgcttgagctccttgatcTCTTGCTCATCGGTGGACTGGGCAATCAACTGATCGATGTTGGTCAAGTTGCGCTCAGCGGGGATGTCGAAGCGTGCGTTCTTCTTCCGGATGCCATCACCCCTCCGCAAGTCGTTGTGAGAGCGGATCAAGGGGCTGGCGGGTCGCGGTCGCTTCAAGGCCTGGCTCTTGACATCGTGGGCCATCCACACGTCCttctggggggaggtgggcaTGGACTGAGGGAGCTGCTGAAACATGGCGGGCTGAGGTCCGGGGTTGCCAAAGGGCGTCGCTTGCACCTGGAAAGGGCTGGGCTTGGGGAACATGTTCATGGGAGCCGAGTCGTATTCCGCTGGGAGGCCGTCAAATGTCTGCATCTGAGGGGTGGCGGATCCAGAGCTGGTCATGGGCCAGGTCTGGTTCGCGTAAACGGCGTGCTGGCCTCGGTCCATCTGcaggaaggggttgttgctcTGAGCGTCAAAGAAGGGGTTGTTCGACGGGACGGCCTGCATGTCCACTTGCTGCCAGCTCTCGGTTTTTGGCGAGAAGAGCGAGGGGGCGACTGCGAAGGAATCCCTTCTGCTATCCGTCATAGAAGGGGAGTTCTCGAAGCCCGAGTCAATGCCGCTCTGGTCAAGaatgttgtcgtcgagtATACtgtcagcctcctcctcaa is drawn from Podospora pseudocomata strain CBS 415.72m chromosome 1 map unlocalized CBS415.72m_1, whole genome shotgun sequence and contains these coding sequences:
- the DIP2 gene encoding beta transducin (COG:A; BUSCO:EOG09260EE7; EggNog:ENOG503NWQD) — translated: MVKSYLKFEPSKSFGVVASSSSNIVWSSKDKTKSSAGQAVVAANEEVLVWDIKKGELLSRWKEENNRALVTAIAQSKTDPDLFAVGYENGSIRIWDSKIATSVVSFNGHKSAVTILAFDRTGVRLASGSKDTDVIVWDLVAEVGQYKLRGHKDQVTGLRFIEPEPVVQEEDGEQALMAVGNEGAEGFLLTTGKDSLIKLWDLSSRHCIETHVAQSNGECWALGVSPDLSGCVTAGNDGEMKVWALDVVALAASAQRVDLSQSVNFLHDRGTLHRSSKERAVEVIFHPRRDYFAVHGVEKNVEVWRIRTESEVKKSLARKKKRRKEKLAKDKKGADVDMEDEGADDINKAEISDVFAQHVIVRTTGKVRSVDWAIQQGSKDLQLLVGSTNNLLELYTIVGKDKLKSKTDVADYNKALGVDLPGHRTDVRSLSLSSDDKMLASAANGSLKIWNVKTQVCIRTFECGYALCCAFLPGDKVVVVGTKEGELQLYDVASAALLESVNAHEGHAIWALQVHPDGKSVVSGGADKAAKFWDFKIVQEQVLGTTRTTPKLKLVQSRILKVSDDILSLKFSPDSKLLAVSLLDSTVKVFFVDSLKLYLNLYGHKLPVLSMDISFDSKLIITSSADKNIRIWGLDFGDCHKALFGHQDSILQVAFIPHNSDGNGHHFFSASKDRTIKYWDGDKFEQIQRIDGHHGEIWALAISHAGNFLVSASHDKSIRVWEETDEQIFLEEEREKELEELYESTLTTSLEQDADAQDENREVAAASKQTVETLMAGERIAEALELGLEDLNVVKEWEVAKASNPNLAPPQRHAIFMALGNITAEQYVMNTLSKIKASALHDALLVLPFASVPMLFTFLNLFALRSMNIPLTCRILFFMLKTHHKQIVSSRTMRQMLDGIRVNLRQALRKQKDEMGYNIAALRVVGMQIEERSVKGFVDENWEEEEKQKKEVRKRAFASLS
- the ARC35 gene encoding Arp complex subunit (COG:Z; BUSCO:EOG09263EQZ; EggNog:ENOG503NV59); translated protein: MLLLDYQNVLIQTVLTERFSGAPPVSIDQTVSDFDGVIFHISTPDTKTKIVVSMQIRCYKDLVRYGAEELLAEEYGPYVIPPEPGYDFSLQIDLENLPEDKEARDALIMKIALLKRNAMAAPFKQAYEEHYHLKAEAAKFTSEEAPQGVKEGGSVKAIQYREEEAIYVKASHDRVTVIFSTVFREETDRVFGKVFIQEFVDARRRAIQNAPQVLFRNDPPLELQGVPGVKNTGTGEIGYVTFVLFPRHLTPQRMNDVISHIQTFRDYFHYHIKASKAYIHTRMRRRTADFLQVLRRARPENEEKERKTASGRTFKAGN
- a CDS encoding uncharacterized protein (EggNog:ENOG503PGSK), with translation MAPTPKTTPIRRPLTLKGVERKKPGPAPKPLSEKLKAKALKQIKRVERSYTRERKIEVLLYLLTHRVPDSGPRKTPRRRIGQPQEDCSTQPVVENENGELVWYRAPTYAEASDFWKIPTPTIQGWWDSRDKLLEGTGIEVPKVGPGGVPKALEGWKPLSQRSTFRTKEGMQQEEPVVTVANPNSNGATPTPSSSAGASSAVPITTAPMTPSVRIIGRVNPQPHYKPPPPAPRPFAPLAPAPAQQMPPAQNRPVAQAPPVQTPPVAPANRPAAQPAPQHAPQPGKPGLQPAAHQAPAYPQIPPAFDPSNYVVLYTGPHPGPWSYPGQHCIPPGTVLPIVYAGQPVELGPPCFVTVYPGPPSSALTPPAPSNMHNRAPQPAPQTGQHSAGQAQGPPQAPHPGQQQTPPPPPGYRPPHVSNGPPPNAQPPQGQRPTGPSPPVPYVGPSGYIGPYAPPGFAPANQAGPPPQPQNAVSQGRSSLRTPGANTGRASKPKSRVQPPPAVPNGVSTQLESGNNGQTPVAAQDPSAAGSTSSSDASVSTPAETQVTGSVDVQHQDASNDKNRPDSHVHDQASEPTPSTQAPMSPSGDQDGVVPANTVSGESTAIDRDSSSAEADSEKAAATTLEETMQDPTPQEETNVTPTTAEDDTAMEEVLEHVMEEAMKQEAMLEDSAGGETPASLSGLSSPNDGADATRMEIDSEEAKYSSPSQNGEAYETPYETPAVVETDGDDEGDEGDEDDVMVDTPPEDNAQPASSEAEAVESEEE